TATTGTATAATTATATTAACTCCGCAATATTGATTGCATTTGTTTCCCTCCTTAGAGATCCCTATAAAAACAAAAAATCTATGCGTAAACAAACCATTCAATATACATCACCGTTAGATGCCTTAGTTGCTGTTGCTAAACGACTCAGCTTATACGAAAACCAGCAAAAAATTGACTCAGAGGAATTCTTTAACCAATATAATCGCGGTTTTTTATCCGATGATATCCTATTTATAGAATGGGCTAATGATTATCGTCATTACCTTGCTTTACATCAGGAACTCGCCCAAAGACTTAATGATGTTACCTAATATTTTATCGGATTACCTAGTTCAGATTGAGCAAGCTATTCTATACAGTAGCAATATTTATGTTGAGCGTTATGAAGAAGAAATTTTAACTCCAAAACGGGCTAATCTAAGAATTAGATTGCGTTTCAATCAGACTCACCTACTAGAAATTAATGAAGCAATCATCGTTGCAGATAATCAATTAGATTTCCTCGATTACCGTTACCATTTTCAAGATGAAAATAATTGCCTAATTTTTCGCTATGACAGTACGCCTCATTTTCCCAATCTCCCAAACTTTCCCCATCATAAGCACTTGCCAAATGATGTGATTGCTTCTGAAAAGCCTGAAATCACTCAAGTGTTAAAAGAAGCAACTCAGATATTAGCATCAAATTGAATCAATCTAGCTACGTCTATTTAGATTTACTAAAGATTTTAAAACAATCTAAACTCCTCCAAATCGTTCAATAGGCCAAAACCGGAATACAGCCCGCCCAATAATATTTTCTTTGGGAAGAAAACCCCAAACATGGGAATCATTACTATCATTGCGATTATCTCCCATAACAAAATAGGAATTTTCGGGAACTTTCACGGGGGGTAATTGATAATGGGGTTCTTCCGCAATATATCGTTCAAATTGGGGCTGATTATCAATATAAACCCGACCATTTTTAACTTCTACAATTTCACCCGGTTTACCAATAATCCGTTTAATAAACGCTTGATCGGCTGCATAGCCAATCTCTTGTAATTGGGTGGGAGGATTAAACACAATAATATCGCCAAATTGAGGAGAATCTAAATAATAGGAGACTTTTT
This sequence is a window from Planktothrix tepida PCC 9214. Protein-coding genes within it:
- the tumA gene encoding antitoxin TumA gives rise to the protein MRKQTIQYTSPLDALVAVAKRLSLYENQQKIDSEEFFNQYNRGFLSDDILFIEWANDYRHYLALHQELAQRLNDVT
- the tumE gene encoding toxin TumE — encoded protein: MMLPNILSDYLVQIEQAILYSSNIYVERYEEEILTPKRANLRIRLRFNQTHLLEINEAIIVADNQLDFLDYRYHFQDENNCLIFRYDSTPHFPNLPNFPHHKHLPNDVIASEKPEITQVLKEATQILASN
- the lepB gene encoding signal peptidase I, with the protein product MKSEEKTASQTSKPQNQKEKSNLDKIKENILILAIALGLSLLIRTFIAEPRFIPSDSMFPTLEIGDRLVIEKVSYYLDSPQFGDIIVFNPPTQLQEIGYAADQAFIKRIIGKPGEIVEVKNGRVYIDNQPQFERYIAEEPHYQLPPVKVPENSYFVMGDNRNDSNDSHVWGFLPKENIIGRAVFRFWPIERFGGV